One Panicum virgatum strain AP13 chromosome 9K, P.virgatum_v5, whole genome shotgun sequence genomic region harbors:
- the LOC120651912 gene encoding RHOMBOID-like protein 2, with protein MAAARYDVEQGGRGGEGMYPPPPPPEQMYPQREGEREWVPWFVPVVVAANIALFAVVMYVNNCPAHAASARRGGACVARGFLHRFAFQPLSENPLLGPSSAALQKLGALVWDKVVHEHQGWRLLTCIWLHAGVVHLLANMLSLVLIGLRLEQQFGYLRIGVIYIVSGVGGSVLSSLFIRNNISVGASGALFGLLGAMLSELFTNWTIYSNKAAALVTLLIVIAINLAIGILPHVDNFAHIGGFLTGFLLGFIFLMRPHYGWMQRYVRPSDIKYTTKKYLPYQWVLLAVASVLAVLGFAVGMGMLFKGVNANDHCQWCHYLSCVPTSRWSCGK; from the exons atggccgccgcgcgctACGACGTGGAGCAGGGCGGGAGGGGCGGGGAGGGGAtgtacccgccgccgccgccgccggagcagatGTACCCGCAacgggagggggagagggagtgggTGCCCTGGTTCGTGCCGGTCGTCGTGGCCGCCAACATCGCGCTCTTCGCCGTCGTCATGTACGTCAACAACTGCCCCGCCCACGCCGCCTCGGCTCGTCGCGGCGGCGCCTGCGTCGCCCGCGGGTTCCTCCACCGTTTCGCCTTCCAGCCGCTCAGCGAGAACCCGCTCCTCGGCCCATCGTCGGCGGC GCTGCAGAAGCTGGGAGCACTCGTGTGGGACAAAGTTGTGCACGAGCACCAGGGCTGGAGGCTCCTGACGTGCATCTGGCTGCACGCCGGCGTTGTCCACCTGCTAGCCAATATGCTCAGCCTCGTGCTCATCGGACTCAGACTAGAGCAACAATTTGGATATC TGAGAATCGGTGTCATCTACATTGTTTCTGGCGTTGGAGGCAGCGTGCTTTCATCTCTGTTCATCAGGAACAACATCTCTGTTGGCGCTTCTGGAGctctctttggactccttggaGCCATGCTGTCGGAGCTCTTCACCAACTGGACCATCTACTCGAACAAG GCTGCAGCCCTGGTGACCCTCTTAATCGTCATCGCCATCAACCTCGCCATTGGCATCCTCCCGCACGTTGATAACTTTGCGCACATTGGAGGATTCCTCACTGGTTTCCTCCTGGGGTTCATCTTCCTGATGCGCCCGCATTACGGTTGGATGCAGCGCTATGTCCGGCCCTCGGACATCAAGTACACCACCAAGAAGTACCTGCCCTATCAATGGGTTCTGTTGGCCGTAGCTTCGGTCCTCGCTGTCCTCGG ATTCGCCGTCGGGATGGGGATGCTTTTCAAGGGAGTGAACGCGAACGACCACTGCCAGTGGTGCCACTACCTCAGCTGCGTCCCGACATCTAGATGGAGCTGTGGGAAGTGA
- the LOC120651911 gene encoding uncharacterized protein LOC120651911 — translation MANDGSPSGRGGRGCGTPTRVDLLALLLAAVLCSASYCLGLWQNSRGAAGSRVLALGLAAAVPVGATPSCAGDSDEPLDFEAHHNAEDAGLSVSATAASTGARRALRGAATGRTGYRGAASAARVVGGSGLRFADAGAVGG, via the coding sequence atggcgaacGACGGCTCGCCgagcgggcgcggcggcagggggTGCGGTACGCCCACGCGCGTCGACCTCCtggccctcctcctcgccgcggtgCTCTGCTCCGCGTCCTACTGCCTGGGGTTATGGCAGAACAGCCGTGGCGCAGCGGGCAGCAGGGTCCTGGCCCTGGGCCTGGCCGCGGCCGTCCCCGTCGGCGCGACGCCGTCATGCGCGGGAGACTCCGACGAGCCGCTCGACTTCGAGGCGCACCACAACGCCGAGGACGCCGGGCTATCCgtgtcggcgacggcggcgagcacgggAGCACGCCGGGCGCTGCGCGGCGCCGCGACCGGCAGAACTGGGTACCGCggcgcggcctcggcggcgcgcgtcgtcggcggcagcggcctcCGGTTCGcggacgccggcgccgtcggcggGTAG
- the LOC120651913 gene encoding dentin sialophosphoprotein-like produces MDLSLYRQSSAIQNWMKLSRSNGDPAFDEDSDFTDTPLPSQMFTDIGSSHGHDEDVETWAEETIGDTHLGKRKTKIGPEMRKGKKPRTEEELGSDDTTPEPSGGEDIGDDDDDDDDDDDGDGDGDGDGDGDDDGDDDGDDDDDGDGESGGYRISPTIRFTGEEDFTHATQDTDHGAPTSQRQTTSTSRHGRQAPLAYDEDSSNSASSGQYYNPYSTSPPAGGFLWPPPGVVNPPLPQAVAALPYLDYHGYLSYGAPQLQHHPPTYVYLPPTDEPYEGPPGERFED; encoded by the coding sequence ATGGATCTTTCTTTGTACCGGCAGTCATCAGCAATTCAAAATTGGATGAAGCTTTCAAGGTCCAATGGAGACCCAGCATTTGATGAAGACTCAGACTTCACTGACACTCCATTGCCGAGCCAGATGTTCACTGACATAGGCTCTTCTCATGGTCACGATGAAGATGTGGAGACATGGGCCGAAGAAACAATTGGGGACACACATCTGGGAAAAAGGAAGACTAAGATTGGTCCCGAAATGAGAAAAGGGAAGAAACCACGCACTGAGGAGGAGTTAGGTAGTGACGATACCACACCTGAGCCTAGTGGTGGTGAGGAcattggtgatgatgatgatgatgatgatgatgatgatgatggtgatggtgatggtgatggtgatggtgatggtgatgatgatggtgatgatgatggtgatgatgatgatgatggtgatggcgaAAGTGGTGGTTATCGTATATCTCCTACTATAAGGTTCACTGGGGAGGAGGACTTCACCCATGCAACACAAGATACAGATCATGGAGCACCTACTTCACAACGACAAACAACATCGACAAGTCGACATGGTCGACAGGCCCCACTTGCATATGATGAAGATAGCTCCAACTCTGCCTCCAGCGGTCAGTACTACAACCCTTACAGTACTTCTCCCCCTGCAGGGGGCTTTCTGTGGCCACCACCAGGGGTGGTGAACCCGCCACTTCCGCAGGCAGTTGCAGCATTGCCTTATTTGGATTATCACGGTTACCTATCATATGGAGCTCCACAGTTGCAACATCACCCACCTACGTACGTGTATTTGCCACCAACAGACGAGCCGTATGAGGGACCACCGGGAGAGAGATTTGAGGACTGA